The Siniperca chuatsi isolate FFG_IHB_CAS linkage group LG7, ASM2008510v1, whole genome shotgun sequence genome includes a window with the following:
- the numbl gene encoding numb-like protein isoform X2: protein MDTTCLQYNICVLSHPVIARMPIHGTTRRTREHVTPEMNKLRQSLRRKKPTYVPEASRPHQWQADEEAVRKGKCNFPVRYLGLVEVEESRGMHVCEEAVKKLKVSGKKTVKAVLWVSADGLRVVDDKTKDLIVDQTIEKVSFCAPDRNYDKAFSYICRDGTTRRWMCHCFMALKDSGERLSHAVGCAFAACLERKQRREKECGVTASFDASRTSFVREGSFRANSSCSQQGSSSERDDKLQDKKKDQPSAIPALPPGTASPPEGAASPMERPEPGGPHAIPRRHAPIEQLVRQGSFRGFPALSQKNSPFKRQLSLRLNDLPSTLQRKTDFQAKNPEMDMGLPGEGDSSINALCCQINASFTKPSDELFCNPSLSANGPPTCTVPPILPPPPVPMQAPSSWVQPEPPLHSPPPVSVAMQMQSGHRRTPSEAERWLEEVSKAVKAQQTPPPGPTIPTIPGPPSMSSQQMSSQAAISAAPVSTVPMSLGTMSKPLISGPSALSGQAPMPLPPMSISSVPLIPGPPVSGPPMSLPSMSIPTMSGPSMSGAPMIQPSLPGHPGSLPSSMQPFPLAFDATPAPVGMFTSQPVQPAFVPMQTYMPGLASSMTYPNASVPVVGITPSQMVANVFCTATGSSGVGVAMGSAGGGPKVGALGTVGQPHSYPGAPGAVGHTGGFSTPPFSSTPPLSTAINGLPPHSSAIMDLQNGTSNSGGNGGSSSSWPPEGSQLTAPAASDSQDDDRFEAKWAALEAKPAPQQPGNKAQATAANPFSNNLQKTFEIEL, encoded by the exons ATGGACACTACATGTCTTCAGTATAATATTTGTGTGCTTTCACACCCTGTTATAGCCAGGATGCCGATTCATGGGACAACCAGACG TACCAGGGAGCACGTGACCCCGGAGATGAACAAGCTTCGTCAGAgcctgaggaggaagaagcCCACCTATGTGCCAGAGGCCAGCAGACCGCATCAGTGGCAGGCTGACGAGGAGGCTGTACGTAAGGGCAAATGTAACTTCCCTGTTCGG taCCTGgggttggttgaggtggaggaGTCAAGAGGGATGCATGTATGCGAGGAGGCAGTGAAGAAGCTAAAAGTT AGCGGGAAAAAGACAGTCAAGGCAGTATTGTGGGTTTCAGCTGATGGACTCAGGGTGGTGGATGACAAAACTAAG GACCTCATTGTAGACCAGACCATTGAGAAGGTTTCATTCTGCGCTCCTGATCGTAACTATGACAAGGCCTTCTCCTACATCTGCCGAGACGGTACTACCAGACGGTGGATGTGCCACTGCTTCATGGCTCTCAAAGACTCG GGTGAGAGACTGAGCCATGCAGTTGGCTGTGCCTTTGCCGCCTGTCTGGAGAGGAAGCAGCGCAGGGAGAAGGAGTGCGGCGTGACAGCTTCCTTTGATGCCAGTCGCACCTCATTTGTGCGTGAGGGCTCCTTCCGCGCCAACTCTTCCTGCAGCCAGCAGGGCAGCAGCAGCGAGCGAGATGACAAGCTGCAGGACAAGAAGAAAG ACCAGCCCTCTGCAATCCCAGCCCTACCACCTGGCACTGCCTCCCCACCCGAGGGTGCAGCGTCACCCATGGAGCGGCCAGAACCTGGCGGGCCTCACGCCATCCCTCGCCGCCATGCGCCTATCGAGCAGCTGGTGCGTCAAGGCTCGTTCCGGGGATTCCCGGCCCTCAGCCAGAAGAACTCTCCTTTCAAGAGGCAGCTATCGCTCCGCCTCAACGACCTGCCATCCACACTGCAACGCAAGACCGATTTCCAGGCCAAGAACCCTG AGATGGATATGGGGTTGCCAGGTGAGGGAGACAGTAGTATAAATGCCCTGTGTTGCCAGATCAACGCCTCCTTCACCAAGCCATCAGACGAGCTCTTCTGCAATCCCTCTTTGTCTGCAAATGGCCCTCCAACCTGCACTGTGCCCCCTATCCTGCCTCCACCACCTGTACCAATGCAGG CCCCGTCTTCCTGGGTGCAACCAGAGCCTCCACTCCACTCGCCTCCTCCGGTTTCCGTGGCGATGCAGATGCAGAGTGGACACAGACGCACACCCTCTGAGGCTGAGAGGTGGTTGGAGGAGGTCTCCAAGGCTGTCAAGGCTCAACAAACCCCGCCCCCAGGCCCCACAATCCCCACCATCCCTGGACCACCCTCCATGTCGAGTCAACAGATGTCCAGTCAGGCAGCCATATCAGCTGCCCCAGTGTCCACTGTCCCTATGTCACTTGGCACCATGTCTAAACCTCTCATCTCGGGCCCCTCTGCTCTCTCAGGTCAGGCCCCAATGCCACTCCCACCCATGTCAATATCATCAGTTCCTCTAATACCAGGCCCTCCAGTGTCAGGCCCCCCTATGTCTCTACCTTCCATGTCCATTCCCACGATGTCCGGTCCGAGCATGTCTGGGGCCCCCATGATCCAGCCCTCCCTCCCTGGGCACCCAGGCTCCCTTCCAAGCTCAATGCAGCCCTTCCCCTTGGCTTTCGATGCCACTCCAGCCCCTGTGGGAATGTTCACCAGCCAGCCTGTCCAACCGGCATTCGTGCCCATGCAGACCTATATGCCAGGTCTGGCCAGCAGTATGACCTATCCCAATGCCAGCGTGCCTGTGGTTGGCATCACACCATCGCAAATGGTGGCTAATGTCTTCTGCACTGCTACAGGCTCATCTGGTGTAGGTGTAGCCATGGGCTCGGCCGGAGGAGGACCTAAAGTAGGGGCACTCGGAACAGTCGGGCAGCCCCATTCTTACCCAGGAGCACCTGGTGCAGTCGGgcacactggagggttttccaCACCGCCATTCTCATCCACTCCGCCATTATCAACAGCCATTAATGGCCTGCCACCGCACAGCAGTGCCATAATGGACCTCCAGAATGGGACCTCCAACAGTGGTGGCAATGGTGGCAGCAGTAGCAGCTGGCCGCCAGAGGGCAGCCAGCTAACAGCTCCGGCAGCCAGCGATTCCCAAGACGATGATCGTTTTGAGGCCAAGTGGGCGGCACTGGAGGCCAAACCTGCGCCTCAGCAGCCTGGGAATAAGGCACAAGCTACAGCAGCCAACCCATTTTCCAACAATCTTCAAAAGACTTTTGAGATTGAGCTTTAA
- the numbl gene encoding numb-like protein isoform X1: MVLWYTGAGPKSTTSPEEVEVVSVYCKNTMSNQECGSNQCEPVDWVKTEGWQETGESRQAERGQRAEVEQRKMRSEVFLESRTREHVTPEMNKLRQSLRRKKPTYVPEASRPHQWQADEEAVRKGKCNFPVRYLGLVEVEESRGMHVCEEAVKKLKVSGKKTVKAVLWVSADGLRVVDDKTKDLIVDQTIEKVSFCAPDRNYDKAFSYICRDGTTRRWMCHCFMALKDSGERLSHAVGCAFAACLERKQRREKECGVTASFDASRTSFVREGSFRANSSCSQQGSSSERDDKLQDKKKDQPSAIPALPPGTASPPEGAASPMERPEPGGPHAIPRRHAPIEQLVRQGSFRGFPALSQKNSPFKRQLSLRLNDLPSTLQRKTDFQAKNPEMDMGLPGEGDSSINALCCQINASFTKPSDELFCNPSLSANGPPTCTVPPILPPPPVPMQAPSSWVQPEPPLHSPPPVSVAMQMQSGHRRTPSEAERWLEEVSKAVKAQQTPPPGPTIPTIPGPPSMSSQQMSSQAAISAAPVSTVPMSLGTMSKPLISGPSALSGQAPMPLPPMSISSVPLIPGPPVSGPPMSLPSMSIPTMSGPSMSGAPMIQPSLPGHPGSLPSSMQPFPLAFDATPAPVGMFTSQPVQPAFVPMQTYMPGLASSMTYPNASVPVVGITPSQMVANVFCTATGSSGVGVAMGSAGGGPKVGALGTVGQPHSYPGAPGAVGHTGGFSTPPFSSTPPLSTAINGLPPHSSAIMDLQNGTSNSGGNGGSSSSWPPEGSQLTAPAASDSQDDDRFEAKWAALEAKPAPQQPGNKAQATAANPFSNNLQKTFEIEL; the protein is encoded by the exons TACCAGGGAGCACGTGACCCCGGAGATGAACAAGCTTCGTCAGAgcctgaggaggaagaagcCCACCTATGTGCCAGAGGCCAGCAGACCGCATCAGTGGCAGGCTGACGAGGAGGCTGTACGTAAGGGCAAATGTAACTTCCCTGTTCGG taCCTGgggttggttgaggtggaggaGTCAAGAGGGATGCATGTATGCGAGGAGGCAGTGAAGAAGCTAAAAGTT AGCGGGAAAAAGACAGTCAAGGCAGTATTGTGGGTTTCAGCTGATGGACTCAGGGTGGTGGATGACAAAACTAAG GACCTCATTGTAGACCAGACCATTGAGAAGGTTTCATTCTGCGCTCCTGATCGTAACTATGACAAGGCCTTCTCCTACATCTGCCGAGACGGTACTACCAGACGGTGGATGTGCCACTGCTTCATGGCTCTCAAAGACTCG GGTGAGAGACTGAGCCATGCAGTTGGCTGTGCCTTTGCCGCCTGTCTGGAGAGGAAGCAGCGCAGGGAGAAGGAGTGCGGCGTGACAGCTTCCTTTGATGCCAGTCGCACCTCATTTGTGCGTGAGGGCTCCTTCCGCGCCAACTCTTCCTGCAGCCAGCAGGGCAGCAGCAGCGAGCGAGATGACAAGCTGCAGGACAAGAAGAAAG ACCAGCCCTCTGCAATCCCAGCCCTACCACCTGGCACTGCCTCCCCACCCGAGGGTGCAGCGTCACCCATGGAGCGGCCAGAACCTGGCGGGCCTCACGCCATCCCTCGCCGCCATGCGCCTATCGAGCAGCTGGTGCGTCAAGGCTCGTTCCGGGGATTCCCGGCCCTCAGCCAGAAGAACTCTCCTTTCAAGAGGCAGCTATCGCTCCGCCTCAACGACCTGCCATCCACACTGCAACGCAAGACCGATTTCCAGGCCAAGAACCCTG AGATGGATATGGGGTTGCCAGGTGAGGGAGACAGTAGTATAAATGCCCTGTGTTGCCAGATCAACGCCTCCTTCACCAAGCCATCAGACGAGCTCTTCTGCAATCCCTCTTTGTCTGCAAATGGCCCTCCAACCTGCACTGTGCCCCCTATCCTGCCTCCACCACCTGTACCAATGCAGG CCCCGTCTTCCTGGGTGCAACCAGAGCCTCCACTCCACTCGCCTCCTCCGGTTTCCGTGGCGATGCAGATGCAGAGTGGACACAGACGCACACCCTCTGAGGCTGAGAGGTGGTTGGAGGAGGTCTCCAAGGCTGTCAAGGCTCAACAAACCCCGCCCCCAGGCCCCACAATCCCCACCATCCCTGGACCACCCTCCATGTCGAGTCAACAGATGTCCAGTCAGGCAGCCATATCAGCTGCCCCAGTGTCCACTGTCCCTATGTCACTTGGCACCATGTCTAAACCTCTCATCTCGGGCCCCTCTGCTCTCTCAGGTCAGGCCCCAATGCCACTCCCACCCATGTCAATATCATCAGTTCCTCTAATACCAGGCCCTCCAGTGTCAGGCCCCCCTATGTCTCTACCTTCCATGTCCATTCCCACGATGTCCGGTCCGAGCATGTCTGGGGCCCCCATGATCCAGCCCTCCCTCCCTGGGCACCCAGGCTCCCTTCCAAGCTCAATGCAGCCCTTCCCCTTGGCTTTCGATGCCACTCCAGCCCCTGTGGGAATGTTCACCAGCCAGCCTGTCCAACCGGCATTCGTGCCCATGCAGACCTATATGCCAGGTCTGGCCAGCAGTATGACCTATCCCAATGCCAGCGTGCCTGTGGTTGGCATCACACCATCGCAAATGGTGGCTAATGTCTTCTGCACTGCTACAGGCTCATCTGGTGTAGGTGTAGCCATGGGCTCGGCCGGAGGAGGACCTAAAGTAGGGGCACTCGGAACAGTCGGGCAGCCCCATTCTTACCCAGGAGCACCTGGTGCAGTCGGgcacactggagggttttccaCACCGCCATTCTCATCCACTCCGCCATTATCAACAGCCATTAATGGCCTGCCACCGCACAGCAGTGCCATAATGGACCTCCAGAATGGGACCTCCAACAGTGGTGGCAATGGTGGCAGCAGTAGCAGCTGGCCGCCAGAGGGCAGCCAGCTAACAGCTCCGGCAGCCAGCGATTCCCAAGACGATGATCGTTTTGAGGCCAAGTGGGCGGCACTGGAGGCCAAACCTGCGCCTCAGCAGCCTGGGAATAAGGCACAAGCTACAGCAGCCAACCCATTTTCCAACAATCTTCAAAAGACTTTTGAGATTGAGCTTTAA
- the numbl gene encoding numb-like protein isoform X3 yields MSSCDEMGEAIELSTREHVTPEMNKLRQSLRRKKPTYVPEASRPHQWQADEEAVRKGKCNFPVRYLGLVEVEESRGMHVCEEAVKKLKVSGKKTVKAVLWVSADGLRVVDDKTKDLIVDQTIEKVSFCAPDRNYDKAFSYICRDGTTRRWMCHCFMALKDSGERLSHAVGCAFAACLERKQRREKECGVTASFDASRTSFVREGSFRANSSCSQQGSSSERDDKLQDKKKDQPSAIPALPPGTASPPEGAASPMERPEPGGPHAIPRRHAPIEQLVRQGSFRGFPALSQKNSPFKRQLSLRLNDLPSTLQRKTDFQAKNPEMDMGLPGEGDSSINALCCQINASFTKPSDELFCNPSLSANGPPTCTVPPILPPPPVPMQAPSSWVQPEPPLHSPPPVSVAMQMQSGHRRTPSEAERWLEEVSKAVKAQQTPPPGPTIPTIPGPPSMSSQQMSSQAAISAAPVSTVPMSLGTMSKPLISGPSALSGQAPMPLPPMSISSVPLIPGPPVSGPPMSLPSMSIPTMSGPSMSGAPMIQPSLPGHPGSLPSSMQPFPLAFDATPAPVGMFTSQPVQPAFVPMQTYMPGLASSMTYPNASVPVVGITPSQMVANVFCTATGSSGVGVAMGSAGGGPKVGALGTVGQPHSYPGAPGAVGHTGGFSTPPFSSTPPLSTAINGLPPHSSAIMDLQNGTSNSGGNGGSSSSWPPEGSQLTAPAASDSQDDDRFEAKWAALEAKPAPQQPGNKAQATAANPFSNNLQKTFEIEL; encoded by the exons TACCAGGGAGCACGTGACCCCGGAGATGAACAAGCTTCGTCAGAgcctgaggaggaagaagcCCACCTATGTGCCAGAGGCCAGCAGACCGCATCAGTGGCAGGCTGACGAGGAGGCTGTACGTAAGGGCAAATGTAACTTCCCTGTTCGG taCCTGgggttggttgaggtggaggaGTCAAGAGGGATGCATGTATGCGAGGAGGCAGTGAAGAAGCTAAAAGTT AGCGGGAAAAAGACAGTCAAGGCAGTATTGTGGGTTTCAGCTGATGGACTCAGGGTGGTGGATGACAAAACTAAG GACCTCATTGTAGACCAGACCATTGAGAAGGTTTCATTCTGCGCTCCTGATCGTAACTATGACAAGGCCTTCTCCTACATCTGCCGAGACGGTACTACCAGACGGTGGATGTGCCACTGCTTCATGGCTCTCAAAGACTCG GGTGAGAGACTGAGCCATGCAGTTGGCTGTGCCTTTGCCGCCTGTCTGGAGAGGAAGCAGCGCAGGGAGAAGGAGTGCGGCGTGACAGCTTCCTTTGATGCCAGTCGCACCTCATTTGTGCGTGAGGGCTCCTTCCGCGCCAACTCTTCCTGCAGCCAGCAGGGCAGCAGCAGCGAGCGAGATGACAAGCTGCAGGACAAGAAGAAAG ACCAGCCCTCTGCAATCCCAGCCCTACCACCTGGCACTGCCTCCCCACCCGAGGGTGCAGCGTCACCCATGGAGCGGCCAGAACCTGGCGGGCCTCACGCCATCCCTCGCCGCCATGCGCCTATCGAGCAGCTGGTGCGTCAAGGCTCGTTCCGGGGATTCCCGGCCCTCAGCCAGAAGAACTCTCCTTTCAAGAGGCAGCTATCGCTCCGCCTCAACGACCTGCCATCCACACTGCAACGCAAGACCGATTTCCAGGCCAAGAACCCTG AGATGGATATGGGGTTGCCAGGTGAGGGAGACAGTAGTATAAATGCCCTGTGTTGCCAGATCAACGCCTCCTTCACCAAGCCATCAGACGAGCTCTTCTGCAATCCCTCTTTGTCTGCAAATGGCCCTCCAACCTGCACTGTGCCCCCTATCCTGCCTCCACCACCTGTACCAATGCAGG CCCCGTCTTCCTGGGTGCAACCAGAGCCTCCACTCCACTCGCCTCCTCCGGTTTCCGTGGCGATGCAGATGCAGAGTGGACACAGACGCACACCCTCTGAGGCTGAGAGGTGGTTGGAGGAGGTCTCCAAGGCTGTCAAGGCTCAACAAACCCCGCCCCCAGGCCCCACAATCCCCACCATCCCTGGACCACCCTCCATGTCGAGTCAACAGATGTCCAGTCAGGCAGCCATATCAGCTGCCCCAGTGTCCACTGTCCCTATGTCACTTGGCACCATGTCTAAACCTCTCATCTCGGGCCCCTCTGCTCTCTCAGGTCAGGCCCCAATGCCACTCCCACCCATGTCAATATCATCAGTTCCTCTAATACCAGGCCCTCCAGTGTCAGGCCCCCCTATGTCTCTACCTTCCATGTCCATTCCCACGATGTCCGGTCCGAGCATGTCTGGGGCCCCCATGATCCAGCCCTCCCTCCCTGGGCACCCAGGCTCCCTTCCAAGCTCAATGCAGCCCTTCCCCTTGGCTTTCGATGCCACTCCAGCCCCTGTGGGAATGTTCACCAGCCAGCCTGTCCAACCGGCATTCGTGCCCATGCAGACCTATATGCCAGGTCTGGCCAGCAGTATGACCTATCCCAATGCCAGCGTGCCTGTGGTTGGCATCACACCATCGCAAATGGTGGCTAATGTCTTCTGCACTGCTACAGGCTCATCTGGTGTAGGTGTAGCCATGGGCTCGGCCGGAGGAGGACCTAAAGTAGGGGCACTCGGAACAGTCGGGCAGCCCCATTCTTACCCAGGAGCACCTGGTGCAGTCGGgcacactggagggttttccaCACCGCCATTCTCATCCACTCCGCCATTATCAACAGCCATTAATGGCCTGCCACCGCACAGCAGTGCCATAATGGACCTCCAGAATGGGACCTCCAACAGTGGTGGCAATGGTGGCAGCAGTAGCAGCTGGCCGCCAGAGGGCAGCCAGCTAACAGCTCCGGCAGCCAGCGATTCCCAAGACGATGATCGTTTTGAGGCCAAGTGGGCGGCACTGGAGGCCAAACCTGCGCCTCAGCAGCCTGGGAATAAGGCACAAGCTACAGCAGCCAACCCATTTTCCAACAATCTTCAAAAGACTTTTGAGATTGAGCTTTAA
- the numbl gene encoding numb-like protein isoform X4, whose protein sequence is MNKLRQSLRRKKPTYVPEASRPHQWQADEEAVRKGKCNFPVRYLGLVEVEESRGMHVCEEAVKKLKVSGKKTVKAVLWVSADGLRVVDDKTKDLIVDQTIEKVSFCAPDRNYDKAFSYICRDGTTRRWMCHCFMALKDSGERLSHAVGCAFAACLERKQRREKECGVTASFDASRTSFVREGSFRANSSCSQQGSSSERDDKLQDKKKDQPSAIPALPPGTASPPEGAASPMERPEPGGPHAIPRRHAPIEQLVRQGSFRGFPALSQKNSPFKRQLSLRLNDLPSTLQRKTDFQAKNPEMDMGLPGEGDSSINALCCQINASFTKPSDELFCNPSLSANGPPTCTVPPILPPPPVPMQAPSSWVQPEPPLHSPPPVSVAMQMQSGHRRTPSEAERWLEEVSKAVKAQQTPPPGPTIPTIPGPPSMSSQQMSSQAAISAAPVSTVPMSLGTMSKPLISGPSALSGQAPMPLPPMSISSVPLIPGPPVSGPPMSLPSMSIPTMSGPSMSGAPMIQPSLPGHPGSLPSSMQPFPLAFDATPAPVGMFTSQPVQPAFVPMQTYMPGLASSMTYPNASVPVVGITPSQMVANVFCTATGSSGVGVAMGSAGGGPKVGALGTVGQPHSYPGAPGAVGHTGGFSTPPFSSTPPLSTAINGLPPHSSAIMDLQNGTSNSGGNGGSSSSWPPEGSQLTAPAASDSQDDDRFEAKWAALEAKPAPQQPGNKAQATAANPFSNNLQKTFEIEL, encoded by the exons ATGAACAAGCTTCGTCAGAgcctgaggaggaagaagcCCACCTATGTGCCAGAGGCCAGCAGACCGCATCAGTGGCAGGCTGACGAGGAGGCTGTACGTAAGGGCAAATGTAACTTCCCTGTTCGG taCCTGgggttggttgaggtggaggaGTCAAGAGGGATGCATGTATGCGAGGAGGCAGTGAAGAAGCTAAAAGTT AGCGGGAAAAAGACAGTCAAGGCAGTATTGTGGGTTTCAGCTGATGGACTCAGGGTGGTGGATGACAAAACTAAG GACCTCATTGTAGACCAGACCATTGAGAAGGTTTCATTCTGCGCTCCTGATCGTAACTATGACAAGGCCTTCTCCTACATCTGCCGAGACGGTACTACCAGACGGTGGATGTGCCACTGCTTCATGGCTCTCAAAGACTCG GGTGAGAGACTGAGCCATGCAGTTGGCTGTGCCTTTGCCGCCTGTCTGGAGAGGAAGCAGCGCAGGGAGAAGGAGTGCGGCGTGACAGCTTCCTTTGATGCCAGTCGCACCTCATTTGTGCGTGAGGGCTCCTTCCGCGCCAACTCTTCCTGCAGCCAGCAGGGCAGCAGCAGCGAGCGAGATGACAAGCTGCAGGACAAGAAGAAAG ACCAGCCCTCTGCAATCCCAGCCCTACCACCTGGCACTGCCTCCCCACCCGAGGGTGCAGCGTCACCCATGGAGCGGCCAGAACCTGGCGGGCCTCACGCCATCCCTCGCCGCCATGCGCCTATCGAGCAGCTGGTGCGTCAAGGCTCGTTCCGGGGATTCCCGGCCCTCAGCCAGAAGAACTCTCCTTTCAAGAGGCAGCTATCGCTCCGCCTCAACGACCTGCCATCCACACTGCAACGCAAGACCGATTTCCAGGCCAAGAACCCTG AGATGGATATGGGGTTGCCAGGTGAGGGAGACAGTAGTATAAATGCCCTGTGTTGCCAGATCAACGCCTCCTTCACCAAGCCATCAGACGAGCTCTTCTGCAATCCCTCTTTGTCTGCAAATGGCCCTCCAACCTGCACTGTGCCCCCTATCCTGCCTCCACCACCTGTACCAATGCAGG CCCCGTCTTCCTGGGTGCAACCAGAGCCTCCACTCCACTCGCCTCCTCCGGTTTCCGTGGCGATGCAGATGCAGAGTGGACACAGACGCACACCCTCTGAGGCTGAGAGGTGGTTGGAGGAGGTCTCCAAGGCTGTCAAGGCTCAACAAACCCCGCCCCCAGGCCCCACAATCCCCACCATCCCTGGACCACCCTCCATGTCGAGTCAACAGATGTCCAGTCAGGCAGCCATATCAGCTGCCCCAGTGTCCACTGTCCCTATGTCACTTGGCACCATGTCTAAACCTCTCATCTCGGGCCCCTCTGCTCTCTCAGGTCAGGCCCCAATGCCACTCCCACCCATGTCAATATCATCAGTTCCTCTAATACCAGGCCCTCCAGTGTCAGGCCCCCCTATGTCTCTACCTTCCATGTCCATTCCCACGATGTCCGGTCCGAGCATGTCTGGGGCCCCCATGATCCAGCCCTCCCTCCCTGGGCACCCAGGCTCCCTTCCAAGCTCAATGCAGCCCTTCCCCTTGGCTTTCGATGCCACTCCAGCCCCTGTGGGAATGTTCACCAGCCAGCCTGTCCAACCGGCATTCGTGCCCATGCAGACCTATATGCCAGGTCTGGCCAGCAGTATGACCTATCCCAATGCCAGCGTGCCTGTGGTTGGCATCACACCATCGCAAATGGTGGCTAATGTCTTCTGCACTGCTACAGGCTCATCTGGTGTAGGTGTAGCCATGGGCTCGGCCGGAGGAGGACCTAAAGTAGGGGCACTCGGAACAGTCGGGCAGCCCCATTCTTACCCAGGAGCACCTGGTGCAGTCGGgcacactggagggttttccaCACCGCCATTCTCATCCACTCCGCCATTATCAACAGCCATTAATGGCCTGCCACCGCACAGCAGTGCCATAATGGACCTCCAGAATGGGACCTCCAACAGTGGTGGCAATGGTGGCAGCAGTAGCAGCTGGCCGCCAGAGGGCAGCCAGCTAACAGCTCCGGCAGCCAGCGATTCCCAAGACGATGATCGTTTTGAGGCCAAGTGGGCGGCACTGGAGGCCAAACCTGCGCCTCAGCAGCCTGGGAATAAGGCACAAGCTACAGCAGCCAACCCATTTTCCAACAATCTTCAAAAGACTTTTGAGATTGAGCTTTAA